A genomic segment from Anopheles maculipalpis chromosome X, idAnoMacuDA_375_x, whole genome shotgun sequence encodes:
- the LOC126568715 gene encoding uncharacterized protein LOC126568715, whose protein sequence is MDTSATTNTNNKINISNNNAINDKNNTSYPSSAMLSPSPRRGTKRKITAVGNGISTAIRKRRKLQNASKSGESRMEQVPQTKNTVAVLNELKRNLVYKVESQTGPVHAPLFTISVVVDGQKFVGTGPSKKLARVAAAASALHSFIQFKDGATLTPIEPLQNVDFTSDDPMIENSIFPLSDTVPGMQEKSVTAGGKPVPENITVNSNNSLHSNNNNNNNSSSKSPYSNSSCMNNSSIKPIAVNRQCDFSGNNTVHSHTNTNSSKSVVVLPTNGNNWQRKEVNATGSLHSNADSEKQSALEKSSAAAAAPTPSPAAISTSASSVRTAQAAASSIVTNIAATGTTFNDGYEKYIRGSTGGTTTVTASTTGTTLKTSIAAIIPLEPNPNIPKPTSNSSTSAADSIHHPCANKNTHTNNHNNTATILMLPLAGYVMSSSDQLQANTLCTTITTTSTATVADKHDVKPLPSEAGALRTLKAKHSKSTTASNATLSAASDLHRFVNYLQYDTFMLNGTKEQQPCHTNYFNKFGHFDSSINSYLSLRNDLTNMNTITTTTTTTATKLTSKALAKDDSARNIPTSDTTVGGGVGNGGGGGGGGVGGGGLPTTNTIANGTTNPTTAIVIVTSPTAVITTAGEKGYMRDCPGSNTVSYPFPNTAIPPNLSPYAQNGHRQVVEKIQQSLNLFKNTNEKALAWKKRFEKLKVSSGTALRNSGNVASGHHPKPQPEKGPVMLLHELFTDAHFECVSSDGLQHSKFTVVVTVNDNQRFEGTGPSKKMAKNAAAKAALASICNISFSPLQQSKFGLISAGTSNGSIGGPSGVTLNGDNSFTQNKNFELPQTFADAVGKLVIEKFNEVMKGSDVYSRRKVLAGFVMTHGYDVKTARVISLATGTKCVSGEHMSVTGSVINDSHAEIIARRGLMDFFYSQLDLLCQQTMAAASSETAAALAVHESLPPPGQESDPGAADRHARQEIIFNKPGDGSNLYTLKEGIYFHLYINTAPCGDARVFSPHENDSMDVDKHPNRKARGQLRTKVESGEGTIPVKSSDGIQTWDGVLQGQRLLTMSCSDKISRWNVLGLQGSLLASIIEPIYLHSIVLGSLLHPAHMYRAICGRIESAIQGLPPPYRLNKPKLALMTSAESRNQTKPPNFSINWITNGTEVEIVNSFTGKLINNNTNTNKMSRLSKQSFYQRYSTVIARLPGIPCRDVKPTYFETKMSVAEYQQAKRELFAAFSKEDLGEWLKKPIEQDQFTLIVAKESDGPPPPYANQPQTVPMPTDGTGNPIINNTTTITTAAAVAVTPFASKHQRNYTSIVGAYIDSSSAATSTNTSVERNNNSSSSSGS, encoded by the exons ATGGATACCAGTGCAacaaccaacaccaacaacaaaatcaacataagCAATAACAATGCGATCAAcgacaaaaacaacaccagcTATCCATCGTCCGCAATGCTGAGCCCATCGCCAAGGCGGGGAACTAAGCGCAAAATTACGGCAG TTGGTAATGGGATTTCTACAG CAATACGGAAACGACGCAAACTCCAGAACGCATCCAAGTCGGGTGAGTCGCGGATGGAGCAGGTTCcgcaaaccaaaaacacagtTGCAGTACTCAACGAGCTAAAGCGTAACCTGGTGTACAAAGTTGAATCACAGACTGGGCCAGTCCATGCGCCGCTCTTCACAATATCGGTAGTg GTTGACGGTCAAAAGTTCGTTGGAACCGGGCCGAGCAAAAAGTTGGCCCGCGTCGCAGCGGCGGCTTCCGCTTTGCACAGCTTCATACAGTTCAAAGATGGAGCAACACTAACACCGATCGAACCGCTGCAAAACGTGGACTTTACTAGCGATGATCCGATGATCGAAAATAGCATCTTTCCACTGTCAGATACCGTGCCCGGTATGCAGGAAAAAAGTGTCACCGCTGGTGGAAAACCTGTGCCTGAAAACATTACAGTCAATTCAAACAACTCGCTAcacagtaacaacaacaacaacaacaacagcagcagcaaaagcccATATAGCAATAGCAGTTGCATGAATAACAGCAGCATTAAGCCGATTGCTGTCAACCGCCAGTGTGACTTTAGCGGTAATAACACGGTACATTcgcacaccaacaccaacagcagTAAAAGCGTCGTGGTGCTGCCCACCAACGGCAACAACTGGCAGCGAAAGGAAGTGAACGCTACCGGCAGCCTGCATTCCAATGCCGACAGTGAGAAGCAATCGGCCCTAGAGAagtcatcagcagcagcagcagcaccaacaccatccCCGGCAGCCATCAGCACCAGTGCGAGCAGCGTACGAACGGCCCAGGCAGCAGCGTCCAGTATCGTAACCAACA TTGCAGCTACTGGAACCACTTTCAACGACGGTTACGAAAAGTATATCAGAGGTAGTACTGGCGGTACCACTACTGTCACCGCTTCCACCACCGGTACCACCCTCAAAACTTCCATCGCCGCCATCATTCCCCTAGAACCTAACCCAAACATTCCGAAACCCACCAGCAACAGTAGCACGAGCGCTGCTGATTCCATCCACCATCCGTGCGCCAATAAGAACACCCATActaataatcataataatacCGCCACCATCCTAATGCTGCCGCTGGCCGGCTACGTAATGTCATCGAGCGATCAGCTGCAAGCGAATACACtttgcaccaccatcaccaccaccagcaccgccACCGTGGCCGACAAGCATGACGTAAAGCCGCTACCGAGTGAGGCTGGTGCGTTGCGGACGCTAAAAGCGAAACACTCGAAATCGACCACCGCCAGCAACGCGACACTGTCGGCTGCGAGCGATTTGCATCGCTTTGTCAACTATCTCCAGTACGATACGTTTATGCTAAACGGCACGAAGGAGCAGCAACCGTGCCATACCAACTATTTTAACAAGTTCGGCCACTTTGACTCATCCATCAATTCGTACCTGTCCCTGCGTAATGATCTCACCAACAtgaacaccatcaccaccaccaccaccaccacagctACTAAACTGACCAGTAAAGCACTCGCAAAGGATGATTCGGCCAGGAATATTCCCACCAGTGACACTACCGTCGGTGGCGGTGTTGGTAATGGGGGTGGTGGGGGTGGGGGTGGCGTCGGCGGCGGCGGCCTACCTACCACTAACACTATTGCGAACGGTACCACTAATCCGACGACCGCCATTGTGATCGTTACCTCGCCCACCGCCGTAATTACGACCGCCGGCGAAAAGGGTTACATGCGCGATTGTCCGGGCTCCAACACGGTTAGCTATCCCTTTCCCAACACTGCCATCCCGCCCAACCTGAGTCCCTACGCACAAAACGGTCATCGGCAAGTGGTTGAAAAAATTCAACAGAGCttaaacttatttaaaaatacgAATGAAAAGGCTCTAGCATGGAAGAAACGTTTCGAAA AGCTAAAAGTGTCGTCTGGCACCGCACTGCGCAACAGCGGGAATGTTGCATCCGGCCATCACCCGAAACCGCAGCCGGAGAAAGGACCAGTGATGCTTTTGCATGAACTATTTACCGATGCCCATTTCGAGTGTGTCTCGTCCGACGGTCTTCAGCATTCGAAATTCACTGTCGTCGTTACAGTCAATGATAATCAGCGCTTCGAAGGTACCGGACCGTCGAAGAAGATGGCGAAGAATGCGGCGGCAAAGGCGGCACTCGCCTCGATATGCAACATCTCGTTCAGCCCGCTGCAGCAGTCCAAGTTTGGGCTGATATCTGCCGGCACCAGCAATGGTTCGATCGGTGGCCCGAGCGGTGTCACGCTGAACGGCGATAACAGTTTTACGCAGAACAAAAACTTCGAGCTACCGCAAACGTTCGCCGATGCGGTGGGCAA ACTGGTGATCGAAAAGTTCAATGAGGTGATGAAGGGCAGCGACGTGTACAGCCGACGCAAGGTGCTGGCCGGGTTCGTCATGACGCACGGGTACGACGTGAAAACGGCACGGGTAATTTCACTCGCTACCGGTACGAAGTGTGTTAGCGGCGAGCATATGAGCGTCACCGGCTCGGTCATCAATGATTCCCATGCGGAAATCATCGCTCGGCGCGGCCTGATGGACTTTTTCTACAGCCAGCTCGATTTGCTCTGCCAGCAGACGATGGCTGCGGCATCGTCCGAAACGGCAGCAGCGTTGGCCGTCCACGAATCGCTACCACCACCCGGACAGGAAAGCGATCCCGGTGCGGCCGACCGGCATGCACGGCAGGAAATAATATTCAACAAACCCGGCGACGGTTCGAACCTGTACACGCTGAAAGAGGGCATTTATTTCCATCTGTACATCAATACGGCGCCGTGCGGTGATGCGCGCGTGTTTAGTCCACACGAGAACGATAGCATGGATGTGGATAAGCATCCTAATCG GAAAGCGCGCGGCCAGCTCCGGACAAAGGTTGAGTCGGGTGAAGGAACCATTCCGGTGAAGAGCAGCGATGGCATCCAAACTTGGGACGGTGTGTTGCAGGGCCAGCGGTTACTGACCATGTCGTGTTCGGACAAAATCTCACGATGGAACGTGCTCGGTTTGCAAGGTTCGCTGCTGGCATCGATCATTGAGCCAATCTATCTGCACTCGATCGTGCTAGGCAGTCTGCTGCATCCGGCGCACATGTACCG AGCTATTTGTGGAAGGATAGAGAGTGCCATACAGGGGCTTCCGCCACCGTATCGTCTAAACAAACCGAAACTAGCGCTTATGACGTCGGCCGAATCGCGGAATCAAACGAAACCGCCCAATTTTAGTATTAACTGGATCACGAACGGTACCGAGGTGGAGATCGTCAACTCCTTCACCGGCAAGCTAattaacaacaacaccaacacgaACAAGATGTCCCGGCTGTCGAAGCAATCGTTCTACCAGCGCTACTCAACCGTCATTGCCCGGCTTCCCGGCATACCGTGCCGCGATGTAAAGCCGACCTACTTCGAAACGAAAATGTCCGTCGCCGAGTATCAGCAGGCAAAGCGCGAACTCTTTGCCGCGTTCAGCAAGGAGGATCTGGGCGAATGGTTAAAGAAACCGATCGAGCAGGACCAGTTTACGCTGATCGTGGCGAAGGAGAGCGATGGACCGCCGCCACCGTACGCTAACCAACCCCAAACAGTGCCAATGCCAACCGACGGGACGGGCAATCCTATcatcaacaacaccaccaccatcaccaccgccgccgccgtcGCCGTCACACCG TTTGCCAGCAAGCATCAGCGCAACTATACGTCGATCGTCGGAGCGTATATCGATAGTAGCAGTGCCGCTACTAGCACCAACACTTCCGTAGAGCGTAATAACAATTCTAGCAGTTCTTCAGGTAGTTAG
- the LOC126558627 gene encoding uridine phosphorylase 1 isoform X1 codes for MAHQGDQMREKENNLNAKRDKNDTDRGTEIDEDNPEMARLTRYNDGSVKLRNPNIELMDQDILYHLALGSGSHDLHEMFGDVKFVCMGGTPKRMETFAHFIMEEIGYKLPAGTQLQDISAFSYRYSMYKVGPVLSISHGMGVPSVGILLHELIKLMYHAKVKDPIFVRIGTCGGIGVEGGTVVITEDAYDGLLRNSYELAILGKIVHRPAILDKRLVRELKSLATHDDPYETITGKTMCTYDFYEGQGRLDGAFCEFTETDKMAYLEKLRDFGVVNIEMECTIFAALTHYAGIKAAIICVTLLDRLKGDQVMAPKEVMNEWQQRPQILVSRLIKKHLAQMGHLKSLASTPSSIKSPRRFKLVQQESEAHE; via the exons ATGGCTCACCAGGGAGACCAAATGcgcgaaaaggaaaataatttaaacgcGAAGCGTGACAAAAATGATACCGACCGTGGTACGGAGATTGATGAAGATAATCCCGAGATGGCACGTTTGACCAG ATACAACGATGGCTCGGTGAAGCTGCGGAATCCTAACATCGAACTCATGGATCAGGACATCCTGTACCATTTAGCGCTAGGGAGCGGGAGCCACGATCTGCATGAAATGTTTGGCGATGTGAAG TTTGTCTGCATGGGTGGAACACCGAAGCGCATGGAAACGTTTGCCCACTTCATTATGGAAGAAATCGGCTACAAACTTCCGGCCGGTACGCAGCTGCAGGATATTAGTGCATTTTCCTACCGTTACTCAATGTACAAG GTTGGGCCTGTGCTGTCTATCAGCCATGGTATGGGCGTACCGTCGGTTGGTATCCTGCTGCACGAGCTGATCAAGCTGATGTACCACGCCAAGGTAAAGGATCCGATCTTTGTGCGAATTGGTACGTGCGGTGGTATCGGTGTGGAAGGTGGCACCGTCGTCATTACGGAAGATGCGTATGATGGTTTACTCCGCAACAGCTATGAGCTG GCTATTCTTGGCAAAATAGTCCACCGTCCGGCAATTTTGGATAAACGGCTAGTGCGGGAGCTGAAGTCACTTGCCACGCACGATGATCCCTACGAAACAATTACCGGCAAAACGATGTGCACCTACGATTTCTACGAAG GCCAGGGCAGGTTAGATGGTGCATTCTGTGAATTTACGGAAACGGACAAAATGGCGTATCTGGAGAAATTGCGCGATTTCGGTGTGGTAAACATCGAGATGGAGTGTACCATATTTGCGGCGCTCACGCATTACGCCGGCATCAAGGCGGCAATCATATGCGTAACGCTGCTGGACAGACTGAAGGGCGACCAGGTGATGGCACCGAAGGAGGTGATGAACGAATGGCAACAACGACCACAGATTTTAGTGTCCCGATTAATTAAGAAGCACCTCGCGCAGATGGGCCACCTAAAGTCGCTTGCCTCGACACCGTCGTCCATTAAATCGCCGCGTCGGTTTAAGCTGGTGCAGCAGGAATCGGAAGCGCACGAGTAA
- the LOC126558627 gene encoding uridine phosphorylase 1 isoform X2, which translates to MSWIYRSSVSEDEERDEYNDGSVKLRNPNIELMDQDILYHLALGSGSHDLHEMFGDVKFVCMGGTPKRMETFAHFIMEEIGYKLPAGTQLQDISAFSYRYSMYKVGPVLSISHGMGVPSVGILLHELIKLMYHAKVKDPIFVRIGTCGGIGVEGGTVVITEDAYDGLLRNSYELAILGKIVHRPAILDKRLVRELKSLATHDDPYETITGKTMCTYDFYEGQGRLDGAFCEFTETDKMAYLEKLRDFGVVNIEMECTIFAALTHYAGIKAAIICVTLLDRLKGDQVMAPKEVMNEWQQRPQILVSRLIKKHLAQMGHLKSLASTPSSIKSPRRFKLVQQESEAHE; encoded by the exons ATGTCTTGGATCTATCGCTCATCAGTGTCCGAAGATGAAGAAAGAGACGA ATACAACGATGGCTCGGTGAAGCTGCGGAATCCTAACATCGAACTCATGGATCAGGACATCCTGTACCATTTAGCGCTAGGGAGCGGGAGCCACGATCTGCATGAAATGTTTGGCGATGTGAAG TTTGTCTGCATGGGTGGAACACCGAAGCGCATGGAAACGTTTGCCCACTTCATTATGGAAGAAATCGGCTACAAACTTCCGGCCGGTACGCAGCTGCAGGATATTAGTGCATTTTCCTACCGTTACTCAATGTACAAG GTTGGGCCTGTGCTGTCTATCAGCCATGGTATGGGCGTACCGTCGGTTGGTATCCTGCTGCACGAGCTGATCAAGCTGATGTACCACGCCAAGGTAAAGGATCCGATCTTTGTGCGAATTGGTACGTGCGGTGGTATCGGTGTGGAAGGTGGCACCGTCGTCATTACGGAAGATGCGTATGATGGTTTACTCCGCAACAGCTATGAGCTG GCTATTCTTGGCAAAATAGTCCACCGTCCGGCAATTTTGGATAAACGGCTAGTGCGGGAGCTGAAGTCACTTGCCACGCACGATGATCCCTACGAAACAATTACCGGCAAAACGATGTGCACCTACGATTTCTACGAAG GCCAGGGCAGGTTAGATGGTGCATTCTGTGAATTTACGGAAACGGACAAAATGGCGTATCTGGAGAAATTGCGCGATTTCGGTGTGGTAAACATCGAGATGGAGTGTACCATATTTGCGGCGCTCACGCATTACGCCGGCATCAAGGCGGCAATCATATGCGTAACGCTGCTGGACAGACTGAAGGGCGACCAGGTGATGGCACCGAAGGAGGTGATGAACGAATGGCAACAACGACCACAGATTTTAGTGTCCCGATTAATTAAGAAGCACCTCGCGCAGATGGGCCACCTAAAGTCGCTTGCCTCGACACCGTCGTCCATTAAATCGCCGCGTCGGTTTAAGCTGGTGCAGCAGGAATCGGAAGCGCACGAGTAA
- the LOC126567953 gene encoding kinesin-associated protein 3 — MLLANILHLLAGLVLFFFTVHYIYYIVTALYRFSGTVQMQSEDAKYIKKRWKGGTVEPHPTEKALIVNYKLEAAVFGDPGDPMLEDKKDCQRIIRLKSLNSKTDPAVLAREVVEKCDLIHKSQLCDIEQIIYYLKNRKVVETPVVSTGHQRSVSRISDKTSSTIDTEKASIRNVDDYIELLYEDLAEKVKGSRLILQLARDPDNLEELEKNEAVLSALSRVLREDWRRSLDLSTNIIYIFFCFSTYTNFHSVIVNYKIGSLCMDVIDYELRRYDQMKHDIDARKSMSASFSNGSAKEKEIDIAGAKSSTEQLDTIIDQEKPKEMEPPRRRIPELKQRPKSGNWSSNLSGSGIALNSPLTKAHSMNNSYHEQLTNESSPTSNGFTSPITSSNSTESMNAAGYSIPHAPGSAGADTVASEKPDPRKLKDDYDKINKQFKLFVRKQEQLLRVAFYLLLNIAENVKLEEKMRKKNIVKMLLTALERQNFDLLVLVVTFLKKLSIVLDNKEEMYELNIVEKLPRLLQSQKDLVQMTLKLLFNLSFDARLRAKMIRVGLLPKLVTFLSDDKHHGIVTKILYHMSLDDKVKSMFTYTDCVPVVVDMLLLNLNQKSDPDLIALGINLALNRRNAAMMIENNRLHSLMSRAFKCQDTLIMKMIRNISLHDTLRPHFVDFVGDLAKILTECDEEEFSVECLGILGNLALADLDYSQIIHNFNLIPLIRNMLVPGKYKDDLVLEMVVFIGTCALDESCAMLLCKADVILSLIELLKAKQEDDEMVLQIVFVFQQVLRHESTRCYMIKDTESPAYLIDLMHDKNEEIRRVCDVCLDIIAITDSEWASRITLEKFRNHNSQWLSMVDSQETADDVQTYGPIEDDEADLPTYLTSEYLDQLYLLGGDTNDDNDCNKHRSGSSMSNYSRPVSRYSRDLEDMEIIH; from the exons ATGCTGTTAGCCAACATTTTGCATCTGCTAGCGGGATTagtgttgttcttttttaccGTTCATTACATTTATTATATCGTAACAGCACTATATCGGTTCTCTGGTACCGTTCAGATGCAATCGGAAGATGCTAAATACATCAAGAA ACGATGGAAGGGTGGAACAGTCGAACCTCACCCCACCGAAAAAGCACTCATCGTCAACTACAAGCTAGAGGCTGCTGTCTTCGGTGACCCTGGAGATCCTATGTTGGAGGACAAAAAG GACTGCCAGCGGATCATACGACTTAAGTCATTAAACTCTAAAACTGATCCCGCCGTACTTGCGCGGGAAGTTGTAGAAAAGTGTGACCTTATCCATAAATCGCAGCTATGTGACATTGAGCAAATCATCTACTACCTGAAGAATCGCAAAGTGGTAGAAACCCCTGTTGTCAGTACCGGCCATCAACGGTCCGTATCACGCATATCCGATAAAACGAGCTCAACCATCGACACCGAAAAAGCTTCAATCAGAAACGTCGATGACTATATCGAGCTGCTGTACGAGGATTTGGCCGAAAAGGTGAAAGGATCCCGGCTGATATTGCAGCTAGCGCGCGATCCAGATAATTTGGAAGAGTTGGAAAAGAATG AAGCGGTACTTAGTGCTCTGTCTCGTGTGCTACGcgaagactggcgccgttcGTTGGATCTTTCCACCAACATCATTTacatcttcttctgcttctcgaCCTATACCAACTTCCACTCCGTCATAGTGAACTACAAGATTGGCTCACTGTGCATGGACGTGATCGATTACGAGTTGCGCCGGTACGATCAAATGAAGCACGACATTGATGCTCGCAAGAGCATGTCCGCAAGCTTCAGCAATGGAAGCGCGAAGGAAAAGGAGATTGATATAGCCGGTGCAAAGAGCAGCACGGAACAGCTGGATACGATTATTGATCAGGAAAAGCCAAAGGAAATGGAACCGCCGAGACGACGTATACCGGAACTAAAGCAACGTCCAAAGTCGGGCAACTGGAGCAGCAACCTTAGCGGCAGCGGTATCGCTCTGAACAGTCCACTAACCAAAGCACACTCAATGAATAACAGCTACCACGAGCAGCTGACCAATGAATCTAGTCCTACCAGCAATGGTTTCACCAGCCCAATCACTAGCTCCAATTCGACCGAATCGATGAACGCTGCCGGCTACAGTATCCCGCACGCACCGGGTTCCGCTGGGGCGGACACTGTTGCGTCGGAAAAACCGGATCCACGCAAGCTGAAGGACGATTACgataaaattaacaaacagtTCAAGCTGTTCGTTCGCAAGCAGGAGCAGCTGCTGCGCGTTGCGTTCTATCTGCTGCTCAACATAGCGGAAAACGTTAAGCTGGAGGAAAAGATGCGCAAGAAGAATATTGTAAAAATGCTGCTGACAGCATTGGAGCGGCAAAACTTTGACCTGCTCGTGCTGGTCGTTACCTTCCTGAAGAAGCTCTCCATCGTGCTGGAcaacaaggaggaaatgtaTGAGCTGAACATCGTCGAAAAGCTGCCACGCCTGTTGCAATCGCAGAAGGATCTCGTGCAAATGACGCTGAAGCTGCTGTTTAACCTATCGTTTGATGCACGTTTGCGGGCGAAAATGATTCGCGTCGGTTTGCTGCCGAAGCTGGTCACGTTTTTGAGCGACGATAAGCACCATGGCATCGTGACGAAGATTCTGTACCACATGAGCCTGGACGATAAGGTGAAGTCCATGTTTACGTACACCGACTGCGTACCGGTTGTGGTCGATATGTTACTTCTGAATCTTAATCAAAAGTCCGACCCGGACCTGATTGCGCTCGGCATCAACCTGGCACTGAACCGACGCAACGCGGCAATGATGATAGAAAACAACCGGCTGCACAGTTTGATGTCCCGCGCATTCAAATGTCAGGACACGCTGATCATGAAGATGATACGCAACATCTCGCTCCATGATACACTGCGGCCACACTTTGTG GATTTTGTGGGCGATCTCGCTAAAATTTTAACCGAGTGTGACGAAGAAGAATTTTCCGTCGAGTGTCTTGGTATTTTAGGTAACTTAGCTCTGGCCGATTTAGATTATTCGCAGATTATCCACAACTTCAACCTTATACCGCTGATTCGAAACATGCTTGTACCAG GTAAATACAAGGATGATCTGGTACTAGAGATGGTTGTTTTCATCGGTACGTGCGCATTGGACGAATCGTGCGCTATGCTGTTGTGCAAAGCGGACGTCATTCTTTCCCTAATCGAGCTGCTCAAGGCTAAGCAGGAAGACGACGAGATGGTGCTGCAGATTGTGTTCGTCTTTCAACAGGTGTTGCGCCACGAAAGTACGCGCTGCTACATGATCAAGGACACCGAATCGCCCGCCTATTTGATCGATCTGATGCACGACAAGAACGAAGAAATACGACGCGTTTGTGACGTGTGTCTCGACATCATTGCCATCACAGACAGTGAATGGGCATCGCGAATAACG CTGGAAAAGTTTCGCAATCATAATAGCCAGTGGCTTAGTATGGTGGACTCGCAGGAAACTGCTGACGATGTGCAAACGTACGGTCCGATTGAGGACGATGAAGCCGATCTGCCCACCTACCTGACGTCAGAATATCTTGATCAACTTTACCTGCTGGGCGGTGACACGAACGATGATAACGATTGTAACAAACATCGTTCCGGCTCTTCAATGTCTAATTACAGTCGTCCTGTCAGTCG CTATAGCCGTGATCTAGAAGACATGGAAATTATCCATTAA